The proteins below come from a single Triticum aestivum cultivar Chinese Spring chromosome 5D, IWGSC CS RefSeq v2.1, whole genome shotgun sequence genomic window:
- the LOC123124590 gene encoding protein LURP-one-related 8 — protein sequence MCLLLSGSTSGSASMSRIHPSDRGDGARRAARTAAERQRQQSAVYTVWKRSSMGFQGTDGFSVYDAAGRLAFRVDNYARRPKAFAGELLLMDGRGAPLLSLRPQIFSLHDRWNCYRVAPGEEGCPDTDRSSSAQQLFSMRKCAALQSTDDAEVHMSSASTATTSGRGCRAPPSPPPGYRVEGCFSRRSCKITRSDGQEAARILRKKAGGPTAAAASSRPVALGDDVFSLVVRPGVDAATVMAIVVVMDRICRRPYAPMACSSQ from the exons ATGTGCCTGCTGCTCTCCGGCAGCACCAGCGGATCAGCCAGCATGAGCAGGATCCACCCCTCCGACCGCGGCGACGGCGCCCGCCGcgcggcgcggacggcggcggagcggcagcggcagcagtcGGCGGTGTACACGGTGTGGAAGAGGTCCAGCATGGGGTTCCAGGGCACCGACGGCTTCTCCGTCTACGACGCCGCCGGGAGGCTCGCCTTCCGCGTCGACAACTACGCCCGCCGCCCCAAGGCCTTCGCCGGCGAGCTGCTGCTCATGGACGGCCGcggcgcccctctcctctccctcagGCCACAG ATCTTTAGCCTGCACGACCGATGGAACTGCTACAGAGTTGCACCGGGAGAAGAGGGCTGCCCGGACACGGACAGGAGCTCCTCCGCGCAGCAGCTCTTCTCCATGCGGAAGTGCGCCGCTCTGCAGAGCACGGACGACGCAGAGGTCCACATGTCGTCGGCCTCGACGGCGACGACGTCAGGGCGCGGCTGCCGGGCTCCGCCTTCCCCTCCTCCCGGCTACCGCGTCGAGGGCTGCTTCTCCAGGAGGAGCTGCAAGATCACAAGGAGCGACGGCCAGGAGGCGGCACGGATACTGAGGAAGAAAGCCGGTGGACCTACGGCGGCAGCGGCGTCGTCAAGGCCCGTCGCCCTCGGCGACGACGTGTTCAGCCTGGTCGTTCGGCCGGGCGTCGATGCCGCCACGGTCATGGCTATTGTCGTTGTCATGGACCGGATCTGCCGGAGGCCCTACGCACCAATGGCGTGCTCTTCACAGTAA
- the LOC123124591 gene encoding protein LURP-one-related 8 encodes MSRIHPNAEASRRLLRDGAGAGAAEAAPACYTVWMRSSMGFQGTDGFSVYDAGGELAFRVDNYSRRRKIFAGELTLMDGHGAPLLSLRPQIISMHDQWNCYKAPEEGQAKRARSQQLFSVRKCSVLQNNREAEVYMSSACTTTTTTTTTTDASASDHGTTGHQSPGFWIEGCFRRRNCKIRRAHDGKEVARIARKKARTPATPDTAPLTLGEDVFSLVVQRDADCTMIMALVVVLDRICWRPYTPLICSS; translated from the exons ATGAGCCGCATACACCCCAACGCGGAGGCCTCCAGGCGTCTCCTGcgggacggcgccggcgccggcgccgccgaggcggcgccggcgtgcTACACGGTCTGGATGAGGTCCAGCATGGGCTTCCAGGGCACCGACGGCTTCTCCGTCTACGACGCCGGCGGCGAGCTGGCCTTCCGCGTCGACAACTACTCCCGCCGCCGGAAGATCTTCGCCGGCGAGCTCACGCTCATGGACGGCCACGGCGCGCCGCTCCTCTCCCTCAGGCCGCAG ATCATCAGCATGCACGACCAATGGAACTGCTACAAAGCACCAGAAGAAGGCCAAGCAAAGAGGGCAAGATCACAGCAGCTCTTCTCGGTGAGGAAATGCTCGGTCCTGCAGAACAACCGTGAAGCAGAAGTTTACATGTCTTCagcctgcaccaccaccaccaccaccaccaccaccaccgacgcaTCAGCATCAGACCATGGCACCACTGGCCACCAGTCCCCCGGCTTCTGGATCGAGGGCTGCTTCCGGAGGAGAAACTGCAAGATCCGCAGGGCtcacgacggcaaagaggtggcgaggatcgcgaggaagaaggcgaggacacCTGCGACGCCTGACACGGCGCCTCTGACACTCGGCGAGGACGTCTTCAGCCTCGTGGTGCAACGGGACGCCGATTGCACGATGATCATGGCCCTCGTCGTCGTTCTGGACCGGATCTGCTGGAGGCCGTATACGCCGTTGATATGTTCTTCGTAG